From Rhopalosiphum padi isolate XX-2018 chromosome 2, ASM2088224v1, whole genome shotgun sequence:
CCACAGGAGTTCGAGGACTTCGTCGGACCACCTTTACTAGCGCAACCAAAACCCACCTCAGCTGTCCCGCTCATACGATGGATCCGAAGGAAACAGTCCACGGGGAAGGCTGAGACGATCGTCACCAACACACCACAATTCGCAAATGGCACGGGGACCAGTGCGAGCGCGACCTGCAGCTCGGTCAACAACAATCCAATTGACAAGGTTCGGTGTTTGTTTCGTATATTTAAGAAGACGCCAATCGCTAGCATACCTCACACCCataaattgttcataaaaaCTGTTTCACGCGAAAAAAACACTCAGACAGCAGTCATAGTTAATAAACCAAAATTTGTACACgttatacattcatattttgctatttttattttattagtagatatccttaatatacaaaaaaaaatagtaaaacaagAAATATTGTCTTTTGTATCATGTATAAATTTGGTCTCTTTGATGTGACTATAGTTatagtcatttatttttttgcttgaAACTCATTTCCCATATAATCTCATAACTAATCAATACCTACTATAGAACTAGCATAAGACCACATGTAAATtactttaaactaatatttaaatacctatacttgagagttaaaatttaaacttttctcaacatttcattaaaattgcCTATACAATAAACCTCCTAAAAACCGGGTGTGTGTGGTGCTCTCTTAAGTCACTGCAGCAGCAacagtgatatattattataatattttacaatatttacttaCACATTACACAAGATCATCATGGACATCGCGGTCATAATATACGAAAATGTATCGTATATATACGATACAAACTATATATGATGAGCCAATATTGAAACATCGAACTGTTTTTTCATTTCACAACTTTATCCTTCAAATAcctttaaatatacttatatatgccCTGCGGTATATAAAGTCgataatttagatatatttatcaTGTCATATGATATTACGCATCGATATCACAATAATGCAAACACTTTTTcgaaaaattctataaattacatttatagtgTAAaagtacaatacaattttaataacataaatattttgacacAACATCCATGAATTGTGGTAATTGTTATTACAGCGGAgtaaaaagtagtcgattagtGATTTGcaattatctttttattatgctgccaaataatgttgagaaaaataatcaatttatgcTACCGGAAAGCTTCCCCAAGTTTATACTATgatttgtacaatatatattcaaCTCGATTTTCTAACAAAATAACTCCGacgttataatttacataatcaaATGGCGGTCCGTcgcaagaaaataaatatttgttatgtttttttactttttatactaaAACGGTAGTTCAATAAGCAAATGTCTGCCCTGTATTTTACCGACTCGTCTAGATTATGATGATGATTTTCATTCACTCTATTTTctcatacttttataaaaatagaaatattatacattcatttttgaagttattattttgttcataaaaaaaatgtccgtCTTCAAATTACAACTTTCAGAATTGCAGAGGTCGCCATGGTTCGTATTCTACATTAAACAATCCTACTGGTCCAAACGGTCATAGTACTCTCCATATTAGAAAAGTCGATTCGGCGAGTATTGCCAATTTGGATAaagattgttttattataccaaTCGCTTATTTAGACCGATTTCTACCCGACGGAGTCAACGTACGTGCAttgcttataaataattcaacggttatttaaaatgttgtcacTTATGGCGTCTATACTATTCTAGCTCCCTACGACTCCGAGTCCAAATAAAACCAATGCTCTAAATATGGTCGAAGTAGACGACCCAAAAACTTGCCTTATGTTTCACATGATGACCACGTTGGAACCGATCGATCCTGTTTTAGAATCTCCTTTGTCGGATCCAATGGCCAGACAAACAGCAGCTGCGTGTTCACTACTTACAGAAATAGCAGCCACCAAAGTAGCTTCGGAGGGCATGTTACTGGCAAATTTAGAAAAAGACGGTAATATTCATTTAAGCAGTCAACTAAAAATGTCTAaagtgtttaatatataaaaattacatgctTCTATATATTAGTCCAGATTAACGTGCCAACGTGcagatgtttttatataatcattataatcctTATTTACTGCCTATTTATTTcgaataatgactataatataattgaaactcagtatttttcatgtttgaaaaatataaattcctattttttttaagaaactaaaaatataatttttaaaaagtacgttttattatattctatgtttaataaaaatgttgagctattaaattaactaaaattttacttGGAGCTAATTTTTGTTGgtgtttttagaataaaataaaatgtgtatatgtatacattttatttattgcacTTACtcgatacatatttttattgcatattttttatttcaaacacaGCCGTGTTCCCGTTCATTACGTATTACGTGCTGAATAAGTCTTCGGTGGCCAATCCCCGTGAGGTGGCGGTGAACGTTCGAAATACGACTCTGAAAAAATTCGACCCCCGAGTCATCAAGCACACCACCGATCACACGTTCGACTTATTCACCGAAGTGGCCAATATCGTGTGCCCGCCAATGAGTCAGTCAAAAAGGCCTAGAGGTACGCACACAGCTTACATCATATCTGTGTACAAAGTATTCGACGGCGACGACAGTGAAAAGTTCGAGAAACACTGGCTTTATTGGACAGGTATCTATTGCCTTtgcgataataaataataatgaaataacattGGGCCCGTGCgcattttttatgcatatttataacACATACCTAATGTTGAGCGgggcaataattttaatttaaaaatactatgttGTGTTGGCCGTGTGTATTTGAATGTCGACCGACGCGTTTCAGGCGCACGCATGATCTACAACTATCTACCGAAATCCGCCGGTCTAAGAAGAATAACGTTACACAAATCGCAATCGAACGGCGACAAGCAGTACGTGCTGATGTGCGAATGCGCCAATTTGCTACAAGACTTCACGTCCGTCGCCAAGTTACTGCCGGCGCTCAAGGCTAGACTGTGCGGTTGCACTGGAGTGTACCGatctatatttatcatttaattttaataattaaatataaatgtattataacacgCGATTACCGCGATACAGGTATCTATggcgtatttaatatttatccacAAATAATGTTGCGGTAATAACGTAAGCATAATAGAAAAGACGACCGCCGTGTAACGTATATAAACCATATTTTCCAATATAAGTACTCCaaaatgtatacgatatatacctatacttacgaTACCTCTTCattgtaatgatatataaattataagtattgttTTTCTTATACGACACGCATGTACAAATTAAACgactattgtatttttataattgaaattattaattattattatagaattttacacattttactcGCGTAGGCGTATATTGTGTACCTACATGAATAAAATTGGCACGTCGCCGAGTTACCAAGTAGACTGATATTATTGAGTGGGTGTGCGATGACGCCGAATCGAGCATTACAACTTTAGAGAAATAACACTCGGTGATGATAGATACCTACTACACATCTATAATAAGCATGTTGAACTATTTAACTGTTAAGGCTCAAATATATAAAGtgcaatattttatcatttttgatgatttaaataactaaatgtaccattatattgttatgactaaattaacacaaaaattatatgaatatagttACACTCTCGAATAACACAAATTATTGATACAAATCAATACtttgttttaaaactgtaaCAACCCATCCTCCGCGTCAGCAACCTAtgcaatatacatgtatattgtgtaggtattgGCTTTAACGCTATGCAAACCTATGGtagtataacaataaacaagtagtatataatagaaaataataatataaatttaaaaaaaaatccaaatttaccAAGTCCCAGCTTAAGAAGTGCTTTGGTCTTGGATTTAACCAATTTGTtagtcatcaatcatcattattataaaagatatgttaaaaaaattataaaaaaaatatctcgaataggtatttttgtgtttttatatataccaaTTATACTTGTTACTGTTAAAACAACTGTACGGATTgatgtatttatgtgtaaaaCCACATATGTTTGTTGTTAAGAAATGTGACATGGGTGTTAAAAATCGACAGTCGACCATTTCTTGTTTCTCGGTGATTAATGAGAATGAAGTCATAAAGGCTTCTTCGACTTCTCCTTTATGGGGTGGTTACCTAATAGAAAGTTACAAAAGATTTATGACTTATGTTATACTTGCAAagcattgtaaatataatatatatatgtatatacacgtatactCATTCCTTTTGTACATAACAAATgatttatcacaataataatatgtctacaAATAGCAAGAAAAACATCTATATTCACAATATTAGACaagtataaaaagaaaaatgtttgcgAACCATGTCAACCACGTTAGATAAATATGGTCGGTTTAGAGTTAGACGATTCCATGTAGGCTCTATTACTGCAATAGGTAATACTATCCAAACAATTAATGTTTGAAAACAAATGTATTCAGACATTTAGCTCCACAGtgctactatttttaaatttacgacaaaatcaatttttgtttactcattttatttaatacaatattattctctCCTtctcaatttgttttcaattatttaaatctattttaaatctCGATTGTCGGTGGTATAGAGCAATATTACtcttaaataaactaaattatagcttaattcataatatacagtTAATAAAGAATGAACAGTAGTCAGTAAATATCTTttgagttataataaatattggcgGACAATAGAAAAAATTCAGCACAACAAATCTATTTGACCAGTATTCAAATTTTTTCGTCAtagacatatttaatatttttttaggtattgtCTAATTGTATGTACTtgttaattactaaaaaaatttatgatttgCGTTTTGGACTATAAGCCCCCcccctcccaaaaaaaaaattaaatcctggATCCGCCACTGGTTGTTCCTAtcacgaaaatattttaatatttttaaatacatgtatctATACgtagctattaaaattaattaaaattaataattaataattataattgaaaataagaaaatagaaaaaatatatagataataaataataatataatgtactaatgtgtataatatataatgtctacaaaaatttttaaatttttaaaataaatattaattatataaaatattttgtatttgtattttaggaCTTTTTGTCTGGCTATAAAAACTGAATCCAGACCTTTAgtccaacttttttttaaaacggactTTTGACCGATTACCAAAAAAAACCTATGCAAACATGCAagataaattatctaaaataagtaATGATGATGGCTTAACACAACGGTTTTTTATGCAAATGTAGTAATTTATACGGTGCGcctaaactaaatttttttcaaatttaaaatattaatattgaagttGTAGGAGCTAGGGAAAGTTAAAAATCGTGTTAATTTCACCTGTGCTAACGTTAATAACGAAACATTTTGTACTTCGGCTGATGTCACGGCGTGGCTTATCCCACTTCTAAAATTTCATAATTGCTAAATGAGGCAACctgtataatctataaaccttgAGGGTAGGGTAGGTAATaccatgattaaaaatataattaatatattactctatagtctatacaattaattaaattgatgtCACTGCTGGATCACTGGTAATATTGTGGTATCAGACGTGTTGTCATTTTTCGGACAACTGCACTATAGACGTAATACTCTATGAACTGCGCCCGATTTTGTGCTGTTATCTACTTTCATTATAATCAATTGATAACAGCATgtgtttataacaaatattattatctattaatattaatatcttaaatcgtggaCTGTGATTGAAATTGTAGTCAGGAATATGAGGTGGTTGAAATATTGAATcattgtcaaaaaaataatatatggctaatacttaataataaatgtaaattaaataaacaatagttaaCTTACTTAAAATTTGAGCGTGTTGCATCATCGCTAGAATTAGTAATTACAACTATTGCAGTTACAAAGAAGACAACCAAATTACTCACCGATACAGTTTGTAGTTATTtacatacctactaaaataaatacattaccaTATCTATTATCTTATTAATACTCAATAGACTTGTTGTAAGACGTACAATAGTTTATATCAAGATGATGCGCTATGATGAAGGTGAACTCACAGACCATAGGCCGTGTGCAGGCATTAGAGCGGATCTCAAGATGTGTTTGTTGGAATCAGACTgttgtaaaatagtaaataattaattttgtcctATAAAAAGTCCTAATGTTGTAAtgggtattaattataatttttaggaaaGAAAATTGCCCAAAGACTGCTTGAAAGAGAAAAAATGTCCACCAGAATGTTTGgcattacaaaatacattttttgaatgcAAGAGATCACTTGTAAGTGATAAGTTGATTtagttaaatagataatattttgtaaccaaATTTGAATAACTTATATTGATACATTCATTAGTAGGTATTGgtttttataacatttgaaattagataagtatattttataatctttccTTAAATAGTGTGAAATAAATgtgctaaaatatataattaaaattatagaatatgaaaaaaatgaaataactaaatagctaatttattaaacactacacaaatttaaaaatgttctatttatcATTAAGAACTTTGAATCAAATTTCTAAAAACTTAATGAATCTATCAatacatcattttaataatttggatTTTATAGTATGCAATTGGCAACTGTTTAAAaacaagtttattaatttatttgactgttaatttttaaaatatggtcaatttttgaataaaaaacaagtaaaaatgcaaaaatatctCAGTTTCAAAAATAGCCTACTAATTGCCAAATATGCAACATCTTGTGTCATGgaactaattttatacttacacattaattattatcaagctTATGATATAAAGTATCAAATGCTAGTAAATCTTTCCTGTTTAAAAATActacaatacattaattattgcaTTGCTAAATAATCGTAggcttattaatattaactatcaaatgtattttgcttagaagtataattgtattaactgtaatatctatttttaaactatatttgttaaatcataactattatattatgctatactaatatctaatatttaaataattttaattcagttGGACAACAGACAGCGATTCAGAGGAAGAAAAGGCTACTAACAgtgtacatgataatatataaatttcaagaTGTGAAGACTctctgatatttatatatatatatatatatatatatatattgtagttattttcatttcagttgttaaaaataaagttattcaaaattagtttttacactttaatttgtatagattttaataacaaaacatttaaaatattttaaatatacaagttattaaaaaattatattttgtataaataaataaatacatataaaacaatacatttatagagatctaaattatttttagtctcACTCagtcattattttcttttaaaactcCACAATTCTTTAGCTACATTCTTTTGTCTATCAGTTCCTAATTCATTTACAAATGGAATAATGTCTAACAATATGTCTTTTGGAGATTCATGTACATCATCAAACCATCCTTTAATATccttatacatttgtatatcaTTAGTATATTGGAAATGTTTAGGCTTAATAATAGGTCTAAATGTTTTGATGGGTTTTTCATTTGCCAACATTAGTCCTCTGACAGCTACTGATAATGATGACAAACTAATATCATATATAGAAACACCAAACATAAAATCTGAACTTAACATTACATCAGCGGCACTGATTGCATCAGCTCCTTTGCAAATATCAGTTAAACTCGAGAAGCGAGTTAAATAGTTTTCTTGAAGAAACCCCAAAACTGTACTTGGTTGCATTGCAAAATTTTCAACCAGGTTATCAGGGTTatgagtaaatttaaatttgagtgGTGAGTTAATCACCTCTCTCTTGGGATATATAACACGACCAATAGAATGAAATAAATCTAGGCTCTGGTCCATTGAAGCAGTAGAACACTTTTTACTGATTTTGTTTTGGACATTCatacaaataaaacttaaatttattattgatgctCTCAGATCCCCGTTAGTCTCATCATATATAGCAT
This genomic window contains:
- the LOC132919558 gene encoding uncharacterized protein LOC132919558 isoform X1 — translated: MNILFRKNFQAEGSSKERSYSSGLGRRTTSGNTNALGTVRRTRESRCSMMIDSDHTCPFRTHILLGHANFPQEFEDFVGPPLLAQPKPTSAVPLIRWIRRKQSTGKAETIVTNTPQFANGTGTSASATCSSVNNNPIDKNCRGRHGSYSTLNNPTGPNGHSTLHIRKVDSASIANLDKDCFIIPIAYLDRFLPDGVNLPTTPSPNKTNALNMVEVDDPKTCLMFHMMTTLEPIDPVLESPLSDPMARQTAAACSLLTEIAATKVASEGMLLANLEKDAVFPFITYYVLNKSSVANPREVAVNVRNTTLKKFDPRVIKHTTDHTFDLFTEVANIVCPPMSQSKRPRGTHTAYIISVYKVFDGDDSEKFEKHWLYWTGARMIYNYLPKSAGLRRITLHKSQSNGDKQYVLMCECANLLQDFTSVAKLLPALKARLCGCTGVYRSIFII
- the LOC132919558 gene encoding uncharacterized protein LOC132919558 isoform X3; translated protein: MMIDSDHTCPFRTHILLGHANFPQEFEDFVGPPLLAQPKPTSAVPLIRWIRRKQSTGKAETIVTNTPQFANGTGTSASATCSSVNNNPIDKNCRGRHGSYSTLNNPTGPNGHSTLHIRKVDSASIANLDKDCFIIPIAYLDRFLPDGVNLPTTPSPNKTNALNMVEVDDPKTCLMFHMMTTLEPIDPVLESPLSDPMARQTAAACSLLTEIAATKVASEGMLLANLEKDAVFPFITYYVLNKSSVANPREVAVNVRNTTLKKFDPRVIKHTTDHTFDLFTEVANIVCPPMSQSKRPRGTHTAYIISVYKVFDGDDSEKFEKHWLYWTGARMIYNYLPKSAGLRRITLHKSQSNGDKQYVLMCECANLLQDFTSVAKLLPALKARLCGCTGVYRSIFII
- the LOC132919558 gene encoding uncharacterized protein LOC132919558 isoform X2, encoding MNILFRKNFQAEGSSKERSYSSGLGRRTTSGNTNALGTVRRTRESRTHILLGHANFPQEFEDFVGPPLLAQPKPTSAVPLIRWIRRKQSTGKAETIVTNTPQFANGTGTSASATCSSVNNNPIDKNCRGRHGSYSTLNNPTGPNGHSTLHIRKVDSASIANLDKDCFIIPIAYLDRFLPDGVNLPTTPSPNKTNALNMVEVDDPKTCLMFHMMTTLEPIDPVLESPLSDPMARQTAAACSLLTEIAATKVASEGMLLANLEKDAVFPFITYYVLNKSSVANPREVAVNVRNTTLKKFDPRVIKHTTDHTFDLFTEVANIVCPPMSQSKRPRGTHTAYIISVYKVFDGDDSEKFEKHWLYWTGARMIYNYLPKSAGLRRITLHKSQSNGDKQYVLMCECANLLQDFTSVAKLLPALKARLCGCTGVYRSIFII
- the LOC132919561 gene encoding cytochrome c oxidase assembly factor 5, which gives rise to MMRYDEGELTDHRPCAGIRADLKMCLLESDCCKIERKLPKDCLKEKKCPPECLALQNTFFECKRSLLDNRQRFRGRKGY